From one Catenuloplanes nepalensis genomic stretch:
- a CDS encoding M1 family metallopeptidase has product MLRRIVITGAAVLAVVLGVQSGAQAAPAPGAPGVGDSYYPDYGNGGYDVGHYDIRLRYHPQTDRLTGTTTILATATQDLSAFNLDFALRTTSVRVGNRPATFVREGDHELVVTPARPLLRGQSTTIVVTYDDVPSSVVAAGYTAWNRTPDGALAVGQPEIAWWWYPSNDHPTDKASFDVSVLVPSGVEVISNGSPTRWAQPELRGWDRWSWRSAAPQATYLAFLAIGDFETYGDETPDGEPIITAYSTRLDPATAAAARTSIERSSEIVDWQAELFGPYPFGPRGGVVAGARELGFALETQTRPVYDGASFARGSNNSLVVHELAHQWFGDSVSVRDWRDIWLNEGFASYAEWLWSEKEGEGTAAEIADYVHSVAWPADDPFWQVVPGDPGATQLFHPAVYDRGALTLHALREAVGDPDFFAILRTWTETRRYGDASTPEFIALAEEISGDELSALFQTWLYTPGRPELEISLLSVPAEPKSWAKITAAHEEAHRH; this is encoded by the coding sequence GTGTTACGCAGAATCGTGATCACGGGGGCAGCCGTCCTCGCCGTCGTTCTCGGCGTGCAGAGCGGCGCACAGGCGGCCCCGGCGCCCGGCGCGCCCGGCGTCGGCGACAGCTACTACCCCGACTACGGCAACGGTGGGTACGACGTCGGCCACTACGACATCCGCCTGCGCTACCACCCGCAGACCGACCGGCTGACCGGCACCACCACGATCCTGGCCACCGCCACGCAGGACCTCTCCGCGTTCAACCTGGACTTCGCGTTGCGCACCACGTCGGTGCGGGTCGGCAACCGGCCGGCCACGTTCGTCCGGGAGGGCGACCACGAGCTGGTGGTCACGCCCGCGCGCCCGCTCCTCAGGGGCCAGTCGACGACGATCGTGGTCACCTACGACGACGTGCCGTCCTCGGTCGTCGCGGCCGGCTACACCGCGTGGAACCGCACGCCGGACGGCGCGCTTGCGGTCGGCCAGCCGGAGATCGCCTGGTGGTGGTACCCGAGCAACGACCACCCCACGGACAAGGCGAGCTTCGACGTGTCCGTGCTGGTCCCGTCCGGCGTCGAGGTGATCTCCAACGGCTCCCCGACCCGATGGGCGCAACCGGAGCTGCGCGGCTGGGACCGCTGGTCGTGGCGATCGGCGGCGCCGCAGGCCACATATCTGGCGTTCCTGGCGATCGGTGACTTCGAGACGTACGGCGACGAGACACCGGACGGCGAGCCGATCATCACGGCGTACAGCACTCGCCTGGACCCGGCGACCGCGGCGGCCGCGCGCACCAGCATCGAACGCAGCAGCGAGATCGTCGACTGGCAGGCCGAGCTGTTCGGCCCGTACCCCTTCGGCCCGCGCGGCGGCGTGGTGGCCGGCGCCCGCGAGCTCGGCTTCGCCCTGGAGACCCAGACCCGCCCGGTCTACGACGGCGCCTCCTTCGCCCGCGGCTCGAACAACTCGCTGGTCGTGCACGAGCTGGCACACCAGTGGTTCGGCGACAGCGTCTCCGTCCGCGACTGGCGGGACATCTGGCTCAACGAGGGCTTCGCGTCCTATGCGGAGTGGCTCTGGTCCGAGAAGGAGGGCGAGGGCACCGCCGCCGAGATCGCCGACTACGTGCACTCCGTGGCCTGGCCGGCCGACGACCCGTTCTGGCAGGTGGTCCCGGGCGACCCCGGCGCCACCCAGCTCTTCCACCCCGCGGTCTACGACCGTGGCGCACTCACCCTGCACGCGCTCCGCGAGGCCGTCGGTGACCCGGACTTCTTCGCGATCCTGCGCACCTGGACGGAGACCCGACGCTACGGCGACGCGAGCACGCCGGAGTTCATCGCACTGGCCGAGGAGATCTCCGGCGACGAGCTGAGCGCGCTCTTCCAGACGTGGCTCTACACACCGGGGCGACCGGAGCTGGAGATCAGCCTCCTGAGCGTCCCGGCCGAGCCGAAGTCATGGGCGAAGATCACGGCAGCTCACGAGGAGGCACACCGCCACTGA
- a CDS encoding TetR/AcrR family transcriptional regulator has protein sequence MARVGLTTERLAQAGAELADESGFDAVTPSALARRCGVAVASLYSHVANGQELRTRVTLLALEELAGRASDALAGRAGRDALVALGNVYRDYARAHPGRWEAAQARLEPADAAGSAGVRLSGMTRALLRGYDLPEPEQTHAVRLLGSVFNGWVNLEAAGAFAHSEPDSAESWVRSLDALDVLLRTWPRS, from the coding sequence ATGGCACGTGTGGGACTGACCACGGAACGGCTGGCGCAGGCCGGCGCGGAGCTGGCGGACGAGTCGGGGTTCGACGCGGTGACGCCGTCCGCGCTGGCCCGGCGGTGCGGCGTCGCGGTCGCGAGCCTCTACTCGCACGTGGCCAACGGGCAGGAGCTGCGCACCCGGGTCACGCTGCTGGCGCTGGAGGAACTGGCCGGCCGGGCGTCGGACGCGCTGGCCGGGCGTGCCGGGCGGGACGCGCTGGTCGCGCTGGGCAACGTCTACCGGGACTACGCGCGGGCGCATCCGGGGCGATGGGAGGCGGCGCAGGCGCGGCTGGAGCCGGCGGACGCGGCCGGGAGCGCGGGCGTGCGGCTGTCCGGGATGACGCGGGCGCTGCTGCGCGGCTATGACCTGCCGGAGCCGGAGCAGACCCACGCGGTGCGACTGCTCGGCAGCGTGTTCAACGGGTGGGTCAACCTTGAGGCGGCCGGCGCGTTCGCGCACAGTGAGCCGGACTCGGCGGAGAGCTGGGTGCGCTCGCTGGACGCGCTGGACGTACTTTTGCGCACCTGGCCCCGCAGCTGA
- a CDS encoding universal stress protein — protein MTGIVVGVDGSPGSETAVRWAAARSRANGAPLRLVHAYSLPMPYPGTPFGPAGDFTGDAGTYAKAAEAVLAGAARIATETGAGSVTTEAVTGGASGTLIEASDGAGLVVVGSRGLGGFTGLLLGSVGVQVSAHAKCPAVVVREPATPGGPVVVGVDGSAPSHAAVLFAFAEAERLGAELIAVHAWGLPAPVDPALMAFPTEQDRDDYVTAAGRVLHDALAGGRSRHPSVGVREVSVERGASAGLLDIAQNAALVVVGSRGHGGFTGLLLGSTSQYVLHHAHCPVAVLRADVDPEPSEA, from the coding sequence ATGACCGGCATCGTCGTCGGAGTCGATGGATCGCCCGGATCGGAGACCGCCGTGCGCTGGGCCGCCGCCCGATCCCGGGCCAACGGCGCGCCGCTGCGACTCGTCCACGCCTACTCGCTGCCCATGCCGTACCCGGGAACGCCGTTCGGTCCGGCCGGTGACTTCACCGGCGACGCGGGCACCTATGCGAAGGCCGCCGAGGCGGTGCTGGCCGGCGCGGCCCGGATCGCCACCGAGACCGGTGCGGGCTCGGTGACCACGGAGGCGGTGACCGGCGGCGCGTCCGGCACGCTGATCGAGGCCTCCGACGGCGCCGGCCTGGTCGTGGTCGGCTCCCGCGGCCTCGGCGGCTTCACCGGCCTGCTGCTCGGCTCAGTCGGCGTGCAGGTCTCCGCGCACGCGAAATGCCCGGCCGTGGTGGTCCGCGAGCCCGCCACGCCCGGCGGCCCGGTCGTGGTCGGTGTGGACGGTTCCGCGCCCTCGCACGCGGCCGTGCTCTTCGCGTTCGCGGAGGCGGAACGGCTCGGCGCCGAGCTGATCGCGGTGCACGCGTGGGGCCTGCCCGCGCCGGTCGACCCCGCGCTGATGGCGTTCCCGACCGAGCAGGACCGCGACGACTACGTGACCGCGGCCGGCCGGGTGCTGCACGACGCGCTGGCCGGGGGACGGTCCCGGCACCCGTCCGTCGGGGTCCGCGAGGTCTCCGTGGAGCGCGGCGCGTCCGCCGGCCTGCTGGACATCGCCCAGAACGCCGCGCTGGTGGTGGTCGGCTCCCGCGGGCACGGCGGCTTCACCGGGCTGCTGCTCGGCTCCACCAGCCAGTACGTGCTGCACCACGCGCACTGCCCGGTGGCGGTGTTGCGCGCCGACGTCGATCCGGAACCATCTGAGGCGTGA
- a CDS encoding AAA family ATPase produces MLIRFEASNFRSLAENAELSMVAVDRSRDEARPAPLLGESLLTVAAIYGPNASGKSNVVAALSWLKDAVADSLRIWEGEIPIEPFALGEVTDRTTEFVLEMLVGGVRFEYLVELDADEVHYEGLFHYPEKKRRRLFERDGLELKLQRGLGGLSGTRELLTPTTLALSVARRFEEPTVSAFIEAFVRMEVFGVPRRPRMFGGRLEVLLSRGLDPTSTMRWFEEEIEQLTLLTDPADATDRQQALALLQLADLGISDVIIDNEEITFSTSSHERHTRRRVRLVHKAGSRDVPLDFARESEGTRTWFQMIGPVLNALRHGSIMVFDELDARLHPTVSAELLKIFHSPALNPNGAQLIFTSHDTSLLNHLNRDEVWLTDKREDGATRLGALADFAGERVRRSQNLEAAYLHGRFGGLPQIDESGLLRALGLIG; encoded by the coding sequence GTGCTGATCAGATTCGAAGCATCCAACTTCCGCTCTCTGGCCGAGAACGCAGAGTTGTCGATGGTGGCGGTCGATCGGAGCCGCGACGAGGCGCGACCGGCGCCGCTCCTCGGCGAGAGCCTCCTGACAGTCGCCGCGATCTACGGGCCGAACGCATCCGGCAAATCGAACGTCGTTGCGGCACTGTCGTGGCTCAAGGATGCGGTGGCGGACTCGCTGCGGATCTGGGAGGGCGAGATCCCCATCGAGCCTTTCGCCCTGGGCGAGGTGACGGACCGCACAACCGAATTCGTTCTTGAGATGCTCGTCGGCGGCGTCCGTTTCGAATATCTGGTCGAACTCGACGCAGACGAAGTCCATTACGAAGGCCTTTTTCACTATCCGGAGAAGAAGAGGCGAAGGCTTTTCGAACGGGACGGCCTCGAGCTGAAGCTGCAGCGCGGCCTGGGTGGCCTTTCGGGAACGCGAGAACTGCTGACCCCCACCACCCTTGCATTGTCGGTTGCCCGTAGATTCGAAGAGCCTACGGTAAGCGCCTTCATCGAGGCATTCGTGCGGATGGAAGTTTTCGGCGTACCGCGTCGACCTCGCATGTTCGGCGGCAGGCTTGAGGTGTTGCTCAGCCGCGGGTTGGATCCTACTTCGACGATGCGCTGGTTCGAGGAAGAAATAGAGCAGCTTACGCTCTTGACCGATCCCGCAGACGCGACCGATCGGCAACAGGCTCTCGCCTTGCTTCAATTGGCCGATCTCGGAATCTCCGACGTGATAATCGACAACGAGGAGATTACATTTTCAACTTCGTCACACGAGCGGCACACTCGACGCCGGGTTCGACTGGTACATAAAGCCGGCTCGCGTGACGTGCCGCTTGATTTCGCCAGGGAATCCGAAGGTACGCGCACGTGGTTCCAGATGATCGGGCCAGTGCTGAATGCGTTGCGCCATGGCTCGATCATGGTGTTCGACGAGCTTGATGCGAGACTGCATCCAACGGTCTCCGCCGAACTGCTGAAGATCTTCCATAGCCCCGCGCTCAACCCGAACGGCGCGCAGCTCATCTTCACCTCCCACGACACCAGCCTGCTCAACCACCTGAACAGGGATGAGGTGTGGCTGACGGACAAGCGCGAGGACGGTGCGACGCGGCTCGGCGCCCTGGCGGACTTCGCGGGTGAACGCGTCCGGCGATCACAGAATCTCGAGGCTGCGTATCTTCACGGCAGGTTCGGCGGCCTGCCGCAGATCGACGAGTCAGGACTGCTCCGAGCCCTTGGACTGATCGGATGA
- a CDS encoding alpha/beta hydrolase family protein, with protein sequence MAAGSVALAALLTATLLQAPAVAACDAPVPSATQPGYSVADPDCDVDGTPFTPIAGSAVHTGIEQGAAYRIEVPRRWNGRLVIFAHGFRGGGRVVFVSNPSLREHYLDRGYAWAASSYQLNGYEVGQGVRDSHALIALFGRVTGTPARSVLMTGESMGGHVTAVAIERHPRAFTGAMPVCGVLGDTALWDHFLDANVTAAALAGVPIRFPDVPSESYDAEWRAQVAEIVTRLGPPASLTPAGRAWSDVVERRTGGERPGFDASFAYWNTARSLEPFADLPFLFGLYPGLSGRAENVSGNRQTVYRITDGPRLTPAERRLNAEVLRVSPGIPGGDAIPRVHGRPRVPVLSLHTTGDLFVPFSMEQIYARRAHTPLFVSRAIRAPGHCDFTQAELRTGFDDLTRWIATGHRATGDAILNPRAVAAPSFGCRFTTETRAGFPPCSY encoded by the coding sequence ATGGCCGCCGGATCCGTCGCCCTCGCCGCACTGCTCACCGCCACGCTGTTGCAAGCACCGGCCGTCGCCGCCTGCGACGCACCGGTTCCCAGCGCCACGCAGCCCGGTTACTCGGTCGCCGACCCGGACTGCGACGTGGACGGCACGCCGTTCACGCCGATCGCGGGCTCGGCCGTGCACACCGGCATCGAGCAGGGCGCGGCGTACCGCATCGAGGTCCCTCGCCGCTGGAACGGCCGCCTGGTGATCTTCGCGCACGGCTTCCGCGGTGGCGGCCGGGTCGTCTTCGTCAGCAACCCCAGCCTGCGCGAGCACTACCTCGACCGCGGTTACGCGTGGGCCGCCTCCAGCTACCAGCTCAACGGTTACGAGGTCGGCCAGGGCGTGCGCGACTCGCACGCGCTGATCGCGCTGTTCGGGCGGGTCACCGGCACGCCCGCCCGCTCCGTGCTGATGACCGGCGAGTCCATGGGCGGCCACGTCACCGCGGTCGCGATCGAGAGACATCCCCGCGCGTTCACCGGCGCGATGCCGGTCTGTGGCGTGCTCGGCGACACCGCGCTCTGGGACCATTTCCTGGATGCCAACGTCACCGCCGCCGCGCTGGCCGGTGTGCCGATCCGCTTCCCCGACGTGCCCAGCGAGTCCTACGACGCGGAGTGGCGCGCGCAGGTCGCCGAGATCGTGACGCGGCTCGGCCCGCCGGCGTCCCTCACCCCGGCCGGACGCGCCTGGTCGGACGTGGTGGAGCGGCGCACCGGCGGGGAACGCCCCGGCTTCGACGCGTCCTTCGCGTACTGGAACACGGCGAGGTCGCTGGAACCCTTCGCCGACCTGCCGTTCCTTTTCGGACTCTATCCGGGGCTGTCCGGCCGCGCGGAAAACGTGTCCGGAAACCGCCAGACGGTCTACCGCATCACGGACGGCCCGCGCCTGACCCCGGCCGAGCGCCGCCTCAACGCGGAGGTGCTCCGCGTGTCGCCCGGCATCCCGGGCGGCGACGCCATCCCGCGCGTCCACGGCCGGCCCCGCGTCCCGGTGCTCTCGCTGCACACCACGGGCGATCTCTTCGTGCCGTTCTCGATGGAGCAGATCTACGCCCGCCGCGCGCACACGCCGCTCTTCGTCTCGCGTGCGATCCGTGCGCCGGGCCACTGCGACTTCACCCAGGCCGAGCTGCGCACCGGCTTCGACGACCTGACCCGCTGGATCGCCACCGGCCACCGCGCCACCGGCGACGCCATCCTCAACCCCCGCGCGGTCGCGGCCCCGTCGTTCGGCTGCCGCTTCACCACGGAGACCCGCGCCGGCTTCCCGCCCTGCTCTTACTGA
- a CDS encoding RloB family protein produces MKEGRLKQRRQSGKPLRRTAERRPELRTIVVFCEGENSEPDYVGGVKRLPSVLENTALNVEIHTEQGVPLTLVKMAVERNRDPEVDECWCLFDVEWPKNHPNLATAVTLAEANGIRLAISNPCFELWLVLHFRDHSRFENTDVIERESRALDGRKGKRIDPAVHMPLRKAASRRAAVLENRHVKDGSRLPNDNPSSGMFRFLAAVEGA; encoded by the coding sequence ATGAAAGAGGGCAGGCTGAAGCAGCGCCGACAGTCCGGCAAGCCACTCAGGCGAACCGCAGAGCGACGGCCGGAGCTTCGGACGATCGTGGTGTTCTGCGAGGGCGAGAACTCGGAACCCGACTACGTGGGTGGAGTGAAGCGCCTGCCGAGCGTACTGGAGAACACGGCACTCAATGTCGAGATTCATACCGAGCAAGGCGTGCCCCTCACCCTCGTGAAGATGGCGGTCGAACGCAACCGCGATCCCGAAGTGGACGAGTGCTGGTGCCTGTTCGACGTCGAATGGCCGAAGAACCACCCGAACTTGGCCACCGCGGTGACGCTGGCGGAGGCGAACGGCATCCGGCTCGCGATATCCAATCCGTGCTTCGAACTCTGGCTCGTCCTGCACTTCCGGGATCACTCTCGCTTCGAGAACACCGATGTGATCGAAAGAGAGAGCAGGGCTCTCGACGGGCGCAAAGGAAAGAGAATCGATCCCGCTGTTCATATGCCGTTGCGCAAGGCAGCGAGCCGGCGCGCCGCGGTTCTGGAGAATCGGCATGTGAAGGACGGTAGTCGGCTACCGAATGACAATCCGTCGTCCGGGATGTTTCGGTTCCTGGCGGCAGTAGAAGGCGCTTGA
- a CDS encoding FAD-dependent monooxygenase: MLIVGAGPVGAILALELAHHSVPCTVVERSPEPPRHPGVITLDGRSMELLRRLGLASRLRDDCRVVGPAGGVVWTRGLDHPPAGMWPAPQEPAADAVDGTAALETGLLVRGAALSAFLRAALRRNPLIDLREGWTFTDLRVEGDRVLATVLEQRTGVRHALEAAHLAGCDGARSTVRRYLGIGLDRIGTPARRCAVLFRSSDAVLAAHAEAASEIVAGEATLTWQGDGDAWVGTVPLDEGPPAAVDPAEVLRDRLGLDGTYDVLAVSEWDESPAVASRYVRGRAYLAGAAAHRLRTAVGRRAGTDVADAVDLGWKLAATVRGWGGPRLAESYETERRHAALIDRELHDLAVQTRLRFGRLARAGASRELLAGFVAQEAHQAGDAGITFGRRLAGSPVVCHEPGSPGDLPWDRITPSTWPGSRAPAVPLADGAPLFDRLGPELTLVDLGSGGAGRALAERARRRGMPMTHLIATGVAWDRRYVLVRPDHLVAWRGDAPPADWTAVLDTVTGHISREHVMSGDPFAGETRSTPLTTERTE, translated from the coding sequence GTGCTCATCGTCGGAGCGGGCCCGGTCGGCGCGATCCTCGCGCTCGAGCTGGCGCATCACAGCGTTCCGTGCACGGTGGTGGAGCGGTCACCCGAACCGCCCCGGCACCCCGGCGTGATCACGCTGGACGGCCGGAGCATGGAGCTGTTGCGCCGGCTCGGGCTGGCCTCCCGCCTGCGAGACGACTGCCGGGTCGTGGGCCCGGCCGGCGGCGTGGTCTGGACGAGGGGGCTGGACCACCCGCCGGCCGGGATGTGGCCGGCACCGCAGGAGCCGGCGGCCGACGCGGTGGACGGCACCGCCGCGCTGGAGACCGGGCTCCTGGTGCGCGGCGCCGCGCTGTCCGCGTTCCTGCGCGCCGCGCTGCGCCGTAACCCGCTGATCGACCTGCGCGAGGGCTGGACCTTCACCGATCTGCGGGTGGAGGGCGACCGGGTGCTGGCCACCGTGCTGGAGCAGCGCACCGGCGTGCGGCACGCGCTGGAGGCCGCGCACCTGGCCGGCTGCGACGGCGCGCGCAGCACGGTCCGCCGCTACCTCGGCATCGGGCTCGACCGGATCGGCACGCCGGCCCGCCGCTGCGCCGTGCTCTTCCGCAGCTCGGACGCGGTGCTCGCGGCGCACGCCGAGGCCGCTTCGGAGATCGTCGCGGGCGAGGCCACGCTCACCTGGCAGGGCGACGGCGACGCCTGGGTCGGCACCGTCCCGCTGGACGAGGGCCCGCCCGCCGCGGTCGACCCGGCCGAGGTGCTCCGCGACCGGCTCGGCCTGGACGGCACCTACGACGTGCTCGCGGTCTCCGAGTGGGACGAGTCCCCGGCCGTCGCCAGCCGGTATGTGCGGGGCCGCGCCTACCTGGCCGGGGCCGCCGCGCACCGGCTGCGCACCGCGGTCGGCCGCCGGGCCGGCACCGACGTCGCGGACGCGGTCGACCTCGGCTGGAAGCTCGCCGCCACGGTCCGCGGCTGGGGCGGCCCCCGGCTGGCCGAAAGCTACGAGACCGAGCGCCGGCACGCCGCGCTGATCGACCGGGAGCTGCACGACCTGGCCGTGCAGACCCGGCTGCGGTTCGGGCGGCTGGCCCGTGCCGGTGCCTCCCGCGAGTTGCTGGCCGGGTTCGTGGCCCAGGAGGCGCACCAGGCCGGCGACGCCGGGATCACGTTCGGCCGCCGCCTGGCCGGCTCGCCGGTCGTCTGCCACGAGCCGGGCAGCCCCGGCGACCTGCCGTGGGACCGGATCACGCCCTCCACCTGGCCGGGCAGCCGCGCACCCGCCGTGCCTCTCGCGGACGGCGCGCCGCTGTTCGACCGGCTCGGACCCGAGTTGACGCTGGTCGACCTGGGATCCGGGGGCGCCGGGCGCGCGCTGGCGGAGCGCGCCCGGCGCCGGGGCATGCCGATGACGCACCTGATCGCGACCGGCGTCGCCTGGGACCGGCGGTACGTGCTGGTCCGTCCCGACCACCTGGTCGCCTGGCGCGGCGACGCGCCGCCCGCGGACTGGACCGCCGTGCTGGACACGGTCACCGGCCACATCTCCCGTGAACACGTGATGTCCGGTGATCCGTTCGCCGGTGAGACTCGGTCGACCCCGCTCACGACCGAGAGGACGGAGTGA
- a CDS encoding polysaccharide deacetylase family protein gives MTRWMTDPRRIAFVATFLAVALIAGLVVVARMTSGSHAAFASPYRPNPRSAVTPEQGGQAQAAAPRGPMRAEPPTRQRAYDGPDGTQRVTGTPSMSLTFDDGPSQFTDEVLDQLSKHGIKATFCVIGSQVRSHAAQMRRIVAEGHTLCNHTWNHDFQLGDRTPEQIVKDMVRTNDAIHTVVPNAPVRYFRNPGGNFNHRTVSVAQNLGMVPLHWTIDSRDWESKDSKKICDLVEANASPGAVVLLHDGGGDRRETMKALKKLLPFLKDRFDLVAMP, from the coding sequence ATGACGAGGTGGATGACCGACCCGCGACGCATCGCGTTCGTGGCCACGTTCCTGGCCGTGGCGCTGATCGCCGGCCTGGTCGTGGTCGCGCGGATGACCTCGGGCAGTCACGCCGCGTTCGCCTCGCCGTACCGGCCGAATCCCCGGTCCGCGGTCACGCCGGAGCAGGGCGGCCAGGCACAGGCCGCCGCGCCCCGCGGCCCGATGCGCGCGGAGCCGCCGACCCGCCAGCGCGCGTACGACGGCCCGGACGGCACGCAGCGGGTCACCGGCACGCCGTCGATGAGCCTGACGTTCGACGACGGGCCGTCGCAGTTCACCGACGAGGTGCTGGACCAGCTGAGCAAGCACGGCATCAAGGCCACGTTCTGCGTGATCGGCAGTCAGGTGCGGTCGCACGCGGCCCAGATGCGCCGGATCGTCGCCGAGGGGCACACGCTCTGCAACCACACCTGGAACCACGACTTCCAGCTGGGCGACCGCACGCCGGAGCAGATCGTCAAGGACATGGTGCGCACGAACGACGCGATCCACACGGTCGTGCCGAACGCGCCGGTCCGCTACTTCCGCAATCCGGGCGGCAACTTCAACCACCGCACGGTCTCGGTCGCGCAGAACCTCGGCATGGTGCCGCTGCACTGGACCATCGACTCGCGTGACTGGGAGAGCAAGGACTCCAAGAAGATCTGCGACCTGGTCGAGGCGAACGCGTCCCCGGGCGCGGTCGTGCTGCTGCACGACGGCGGCGGCGACCGGCGCGAGACCATGAAGGCGCTGAAGAAGCTGCTGCCGTTCCTCAAGGACCGCTTCGACCTGGTGGCGATGCCGTAG
- a CDS encoding FBP domain-containing protein, with amino-acid sequence MKPLTDREIRAAFVNCSKGEATRAFVPRDLATRRWDDLDFLGWRDPKSPERAYLAAPGDTLTAIVLRLPTPSAARTARHGLCSLCLTTHDGGVPLMVAPKAGKAGRAGDSVGTYICPDLTCSLYIRGRPGAGPGTPLRDSLSEEEKVARMLSHLTGFLAKIKA; translated from the coding sequence ATGAAGCCGCTGACCGACCGAGAGATCCGCGCCGCGTTCGTGAACTGCTCCAAGGGCGAGGCCACCCGCGCCTTCGTCCCGCGCGACCTGGCCACCCGCCGCTGGGACGACCTCGACTTCCTCGGCTGGCGCGACCCGAAGTCACCGGAACGCGCCTACCTGGCCGCGCCCGGCGACACCCTGACCGCGATCGTGCTGCGCCTCCCTACGCCATCGGCCGCACGCACGGCCCGCCACGGCCTCTGCTCGCTGTGCCTGACCACGCACGACGGCGGCGTACCGCTGATGGTCGCGCCGAAGGCCGGCAAGGCGGGCCGGGCCGGGGACTCGGTGGGAACGTACATCTGCCCCGATCTGACGTGCTCGCTCTACATCCGCGGGCGGCCGGGGGCAGGGCCTGGGACGCCGCTGCGCGACTCGTTGAGCGAGGAGGAAAAGGTGGCGCGGATGCTTTCGCACCTCACGGGCTTCCTGGCCAAAATCAAGGCCTAA
- a CDS encoding OsmC family protein — protein sequence MPTRTSSAVWNGDLKGGAGTVALGSGVFEGPYTFVSRFEDGSGTNPEELIAAAHAGCFSMFLANVLAGAGFKADSVRTSAAVTLGDGPKITGIALTVEASVPNIDADAFAGHVETAKAGCPVSAALGAVPQTVDAKLV from the coding sequence ATGCCTACTCGTACCTCATCCGCTGTCTGGAACGGCGACCTCAAGGGCGGTGCCGGCACCGTCGCGCTCGGCTCCGGCGTCTTCGAGGGCCCGTACACGTTCGTCTCCCGCTTCGAGGACGGCAGCGGGACCAACCCGGAGGAGCTGATCGCGGCCGCGCACGCGGGCTGCTTCTCGATGTTCCTGGCGAACGTGCTCGCCGGCGCCGGCTTCAAGGCCGACTCGGTGCGCACCTCCGCCGCCGTCACCCTCGGCGACGGACCGAAGATCACCGGTATCGCGCTGACCGTGGAGGCGTCGGTGCCGAACATCGACGCGGACGCGTTCGCGGGTCACGTGGAGACCGCGAAGGCCGGTTGCCCGGTCTCGGCCGCGCTCGGCGCCGTGCCGCAGACGGTCGACGCCAAGCTCGTCTGA